Proteins encoded within one genomic window of Macadamia integrifolia cultivar HAES 741 unplaced genomic scaffold, SCU_Mint_v3 scaffold1310, whole genome shotgun sequence:
- the LOC122063402 gene encoding uncharacterized protein LOC122063402, giving the protein MEPTGDSNSRSRDIASWPSAVSHYMLECVLKQYKSGKGGDNGLKKEQFIAIANQLKEKFFTSYDCEQVRNHFRIWKQRLRALSDLQKQSGLGWNASDMRFDAPQHFWNDYRKKEQKYWKEHSVLPIHLEVGALLRKEMATGNDSTVPSEAATEVMMDVTGTHVEGIGNNDGVDYEHIEEEESVPSTPIGSTSRS; this is encoded by the exons atGGAACCAACAGGAGATTCTAATAGTAGGTCACGGGACATTGCTTCATGGCCTAGCGCCGTTTCTCATTACATGTTGGAGTGTGTATTGAAGCAGTACAAGAGTGGTAAGGGTGGAGATAATGGACTGAAAAAGGAGCAGTTCATTGCAATTGCCAACCAACTGAAGGAGAAATTTTTTACTAGTTACGACTGTGAACAAGTGAGAAAccactttcggatttggaagcaaaggcttagagcattgagtgacctacagaagcaaagtggattgggttggaatgcatctgatatgagatttgatgctcctcaacacttctggaatgattatagg aaaaaagaacaaaagtattgGAAGGAACATAGTGTGCTCCCAATTCACCTTGAAGTTGGAGCCTTGCTAAGGAAAGAGATGGCAACTGGGAATGATTCAACAGTCCCCTCTGAAGCTGCCACTGAAGTTATGATGGACGTGACAGGTACTCATGTTGAGGGAATAGGGAACAATGATGGTGTTGACTATGAacatattgaagaagaagaaagtgttccttccacTCCCATTGGTAGTACCAGCCGTTCGTGA
- the LOC122063403 gene encoding uncharacterized protein LOC122063403 has protein sequence MTSNISACDIAKCDYCGKGCSVFTSKSGSHVGRKFFKCSMNCHFFMWVDHLKMCDCGNGQCKVRTAKTSANYGRYFWCCPQSTGVENKGCGMFEWISSSSPSCDTYQTPPRSICSETSTSSSPSPSSDYIKGYLNGAIKESEGHMRMLRDVLDVVKKLDLNKNV, from the exons ATGACATCGAATATATCCGCTTGTGATATTGCAAAGTGTGATTACTGTGGGAAAGGTTGCTCAGTTTTCACTTCTAAGTCAGGGTCacatgttggaaggaaattttttaaatgttcaatgaattgtcacttcttcatgtgggttgaCCATCTTAAGATGTGTGACTGTGGGAATGGTCAATGTAAGGTCAGAACTGCGAAAACAAGTGCAAATTATGGTCGATATTTTTGGTGCTGTCCACAATCAACTGGg gttgaaaacaaaggttgtggaatgtttGAATGGATATCAAGTTCAAGCCCAAGTTGTGATACTTACCAGACTCCACCTAGGTCCATATGCTCAGAaacatcaacttcatcatctccttccccttcatcagactatatcaaaggatacttgaacggtgcaataaaagaatctgagggtcatatgaggatgttgagagatgttcttgacgtagtcaagaagcttgatttaaacaaaaatgtatga